A single Paenibacillus sp. FSL R5-0517 DNA region contains:
- a CDS encoding GntR family transcriptional regulator yields MFELDVRSRKAIYEQLVDKVKEMIVYGILKPDEQLPSVRALSTQLTVNPNTIQKAYRELEREGYIYSLQGKGSFVSSSVEHPNEAMRDEIRESLVKLIAEASYSGMTKADMTLLFEEAMARIEKEEPHD; encoded by the coding sequence ATGTTCGAATTAGATGTACGCAGCCGTAAGGCGATCTACGAGCAACTGGTGGACAAAGTCAAAGAAATGATCGTATACGGTATTCTAAAGCCCGACGAGCAGCTTCCTTCCGTTCGTGCGTTATCCACGCAGCTGACTGTGAATCCGAATACGATTCAGAAAGCGTATCGCGAGCTTGAACGTGAAGGTTACATCTATTCTTTGCAGGGAAAAGGGAGCTTCGTATCATCGTCAGTGGAACATCCGAATGAAGCCATGAGAGATGAGATCAGAGAGTCTCTGGTGAAGTTGATTGCAGAAGCTTCGTATTCCGGTATGACCAAAGCGGATATGACACTTTTGTTTGAGGA